In the genome of Streptomyces sp. NBC_00190, one region contains:
- a CDS encoding FAD-binding oxidoreductase: MSDFSSLVSRVEGEVFLPGQEGFDEERTGFQRAVVHRPDVIVGAVSARDVAAAVRFAGARGLPVAVQATGHGLSVGMDGGVLISTRRMSGVRIDPEARTAWLEAGVRWEHVVPEAGRHGLAPLNGSAPHVGAVSYILGGGLALLGRTYGWAADHVHRMEVVTADAQIKQITPDSDPDLFWALLGGKDNFGIVTGLETALMPQPRIYGGGLYFDTPHVEDILHTWHQWTTTTPHHMNSSLALIPVPDAPFAPEPLRGRYVAHVRIAYTGTAEEGERLVAPLRAVAPRLLDTLTEMPYTASAAIHNDPPTPMPWYADGAMLSELAESDVPTVLKTVGPGAPVMCIVELRHLGGMLARRQGAPNAVGHRDARYLLYVISPLVGPFTPETVRPVHRRLFDALAPRTTGRFVNFMGIGENAGPEQVRSAYDPEDHARLVRLKAVHDPANTFRVNYNLEPGTPGSH; encoded by the coding sequence ATGAGTGATTTCTCTTCGCTGGTGTCGCGGGTCGAGGGTGAGGTGTTCCTGCCCGGGCAGGAGGGTTTCGACGAGGAGCGGACGGGTTTCCAGCGTGCGGTGGTGCACCGGCCCGATGTGATCGTGGGTGCGGTCTCGGCGCGGGACGTGGCGGCGGCGGTTCGGTTCGCGGGGGCCAGGGGTCTGCCGGTGGCCGTGCAGGCGACCGGACACGGTCTGTCGGTGGGAATGGACGGCGGGGTGCTGATCTCGACCCGGCGCATGTCCGGGGTACGGATCGACCCCGAGGCCAGGACCGCGTGGCTGGAAGCCGGGGTGCGCTGGGAACACGTCGTCCCCGAAGCCGGACGCCACGGCCTGGCCCCCCTCAACGGCTCGGCCCCGCACGTCGGCGCCGTCTCCTACATCCTGGGCGGCGGACTGGCCCTCCTCGGCCGGACCTACGGCTGGGCGGCCGACCACGTCCACCGCATGGAAGTCGTCACCGCCGACGCACAGATCAAACAGATCACCCCCGACAGCGACCCCGACCTGTTCTGGGCCCTCCTCGGAGGCAAGGACAACTTCGGCATCGTCACCGGACTCGAAACCGCCCTCATGCCCCAACCCCGCATCTACGGCGGCGGCCTCTACTTCGACACACCCCACGTCGAAGACATCCTCCACACCTGGCACCAATGGACCACCACCACCCCCCACCACATGAACTCCTCCCTCGCCCTCATCCCGGTGCCGGACGCACCCTTCGCACCGGAGCCGCTGCGCGGCCGGTACGTCGCCCACGTCCGGATCGCCTACACGGGTACGGCCGAGGAGGGCGAGCGTCTGGTCGCCCCCCTACGCGCGGTCGCGCCGCGACTGCTGGACACGCTGACGGAGATGCCGTACACCGCGAGCGCGGCCATCCACAACGACCCGCCGACTCCCATGCCGTGGTACGCGGACGGCGCCATGCTCAGCGAGCTGGCCGAGTCCGACGTGCCGACGGTCCTCAAGACGGTCGGCCCCGGCGCGCCCGTCATGTGCATCGTCGAACTGCGTCACCTCGGCGGCATGCTGGCCCGGCGGCAGGGAGCCCCGAACGCCGTCGGCCACCGCGACGCGCGCTACCTGCTCTACGTGATCTCGCCGCTGGTCGGCCCGTTCACCCCCGAGACCGTACGGCCGGTGCACCGCCGGCTCTTCGACGCTCTGGCCCCCCGTACGACGGGGCGTTTCGTGAACTTCATGGGCATCGGCGAGAACGCCGGTCCGGAGCAAGTGCGTTCGGCGTACGACCCCGAGGACCACGCACGTCTGGTCCGGCTCAAGGCCGTGCACGACCCGGCCAACACCTTCCGCGTCAACTACAACCTGGAGCCCGGTACGCCCGGCTCGCACTAG
- a CDS encoding class I SAM-dependent methyltransferase codes for MGNSESTAEMHRVFNSAADVYDQSGVEFFGPIGRRLVEFSGIRSGDSVLDVGCGRGAVLFPAAAAVGSTGEVIGIDLAEEMVKYADADARSQGLAQVTTQVMNGQVPDFPAGRFDAVVGGFSVFIWTHGAAELRPYRTILRPGGLFAASAPSFFPTATGKWGFLPEDVHDLLLPHLTQPKDGDAYDCPFTNIHNNWLVTPDTVAATLTEAGFTDVAVLEEDLPIVVESGAQWVAWTRSHGMRRLWDRLSEREAQELAAEVARRLDALRSADGSITLPTPIVYLRGRAPQV; via the coding sequence ATGGGTAATTCGGAAAGCACGGCGGAGATGCACCGTGTGTTCAACAGCGCCGCGGACGTGTACGACCAGAGCGGAGTCGAGTTCTTCGGACCCATCGGCCGACGGCTCGTCGAATTCTCCGGAATTCGGAGCGGTGACTCGGTGCTGGACGTGGGCTGCGGCCGGGGCGCCGTGCTGTTTCCGGCCGCGGCGGCCGTGGGCAGCACCGGAGAGGTCATCGGAATCGACCTCGCCGAGGAAATGGTCAAGTACGCGGATGCCGACGCGCGGTCGCAGGGCCTGGCCCAGGTGACCACCCAGGTCATGAACGGACAGGTGCCGGACTTCCCGGCCGGCCGCTTCGACGCGGTGGTCGGAGGCTTCAGCGTCTTCATCTGGACGCACGGCGCCGCCGAACTGCGCCCCTACCGCACGATCCTGCGCCCCGGCGGCCTCTTCGCGGCCAGCGCCCCCTCCTTCTTCCCGACAGCCACGGGCAAGTGGGGCTTCCTCCCCGAGGACGTGCACGACCTGCTGCTGCCGCACCTGACCCAGCCCAAGGACGGCGATGCCTACGACTGCCCCTTCACCAACATCCACAACAACTGGCTGGTGACCCCCGATACCGTCGCAGCCACCCTGACCGAGGCGGGCTTCACTGACGTGGCCGTACTGGAGGAGGACCTGCCCATCGTCGTGGAGTCCGGGGCCCAGTGGGTCGCCTGGACCCGCTCGCACGGCATGCGACGGCTGTGGGACAGGTTGTCCGAGCGGGAGGCACAGGAGCTGGCCGCCGAGGTCGCCCGGCGCCTGGACGCCCTGCGCTCGGCCGACGGCAGCATCACGCTGCCGACCCCGATCGTGTACCTGCGCGGCCGGGCCCCGCAGGTCTGA
- a CDS encoding helix-turn-helix domain-containing protein has product MKTEDPPRVGLLLRDWRQRRKFSQLDLALRAETSTRHLSCVETGRARPSREMVLRLAEHLDVPLRDRNSLLLAAGYAPAYQESPLDSDRMAMARQALRSMLAGHEPYPAAVVDRVWNIVDSNRSMSLLLDSVPPTLTAEGANVMRLILHPDGLPQHCLNFAEVRAHALGRLLHQANGTGHPELRALYDEVSAYPPPPDTGAPPGPVDATGMVVPLRLRTPFGDMALFSMIATFGAPADVTLSELAVETFFPMDEETARLLRLHAAAADPKDPRGS; this is encoded by the coding sequence ATGAAGACGGAAGACCCGCCCCGCGTCGGGCTGTTACTGCGCGACTGGCGCCAGCGCAGGAAGTTCAGCCAGCTCGACCTCGCCCTGCGCGCCGAGACCTCCACCCGGCACCTGTCCTGCGTGGAGACGGGGCGGGCCCGGCCCAGCCGGGAGATGGTGCTGCGGCTCGCCGAGCACCTCGACGTGCCGCTGCGCGACCGCAACAGCCTGCTGCTGGCGGCCGGCTACGCCCCCGCCTATCAGGAGAGCCCCCTGGACAGCGACCGCATGGCGATGGCCCGCCAGGCACTGCGGAGCATGCTGGCCGGCCACGAGCCCTACCCGGCGGCGGTCGTGGACCGGGTCTGGAACATCGTCGACTCCAACCGCTCGATGTCCCTCCTGCTGGACAGCGTCCCGCCGACCCTCACGGCCGAGGGCGCGAACGTGATGCGCCTGATCCTGCACCCGGACGGCCTCCCGCAGCACTGCCTCAACTTCGCGGAGGTCCGCGCCCACGCCCTCGGCCGACTCCTGCACCAGGCCAACGGCACCGGCCACCCCGAGCTGCGGGCGCTGTACGACGAGGTGTCCGCCTACCCGCCGCCACCGGACACCGGCGCCCCACCCGGGCCGGTGGACGCGACCGGCATGGTGGTCCCGCTGCGGCTGCGCACGCCCTTCGGCGACATGGCGCTGTTCAGCATGATCGCCACCTTCGGCGCGCCCGCGGACGTGACGCTGTCCGAACTCGCGGTCGAGACGTTCTTCCCGATGGACGAGGAGACCGCCCGGCTTCTGCGCCTGCACGCGGCGGCCGCCGACCCGAAGGACCCCCGAGGCTCCTGA
- a CDS encoding inositol monophosphatase family protein, which translates to MIEEFLAQDLSAVEEAVRKAAAVEIMPRFRQLADDEVDEKSGPHDLVTVADRKAEEHLTAALTRLLPGSAVVGEEAVHADPTVYEALRADAPVWIVDPVDGTRQFVSGDPAFCTLVALAHRGEILASWTFAPALEELATAVRGQGAYVNGERIHSGSPEPGAELRIAMAHPLYTSEEDKRTLGRLDVPGVAARPCGSAGLEYLKVARGEMDGLAFTWPSAWDHAAGLLLVAEAGGAQSTVAGLPFRVDRDNALPFAVGRDEATVVRIRDLLRGQ; encoded by the coding sequence ATGATCGAAGAGTTCCTGGCCCAAGACCTGTCCGCGGTGGAAGAAGCGGTCCGCAAGGCGGCGGCGGTCGAGATCATGCCGAGATTCCGCCAGCTCGCCGACGACGAGGTCGACGAGAAGAGCGGACCGCACGACCTGGTGACGGTCGCCGACCGCAAGGCCGAGGAGCACCTCACGGCCGCCCTGACGCGGCTGCTGCCCGGCTCGGCCGTGGTCGGCGAGGAAGCCGTCCACGCCGACCCGACCGTGTACGAGGCGCTGCGCGCCGACGCCCCGGTGTGGATCGTGGACCCGGTCGACGGCACCCGGCAGTTCGTCTCCGGCGACCCCGCCTTCTGCACCCTGGTGGCGCTGGCCCACCGCGGGGAGATCCTCGCCTCCTGGACCTTCGCCCCGGCCCTGGAGGAGCTGGCGACCGCCGTGCGCGGGCAGGGCGCGTACGTCAACGGCGAGCGGATCCACAGCGGTTCGCCCGAGCCGGGCGCCGAGCTGCGGATCGCCATGGCCCACCCGCTGTACACCTCCGAGGAGGACAAGCGCACCCTGGGCCGGCTGGACGTGCCCGGTGTGGCGGCCCGGCCCTGCGGATCGGCGGGCCTGGAGTACCTGAAGGTGGCCCGCGGCGAGATGGACGGCCTGGCTTTCACCTGGCCCTCGGCCTGGGACCACGCGGCCGGTCTGCTGCTGGTCGCCGAGGCCGGCGGGGCGCAGAGCACCGTCGCCGGGCTCCCCTTCCGGGTGGACCGGGACAACGCGCTGCCCTTCGCGGTCGGCCGGGACGAGGCCACCGTGGTCCGCATCCGCGACCTGCTGCGGGGTCAG